The sequence below is a genomic window from Streptomyces sp. NBC_00289.
CCGCATCCGAGACCACGCCGGACAGGGCGCGACCACCGTCGCGGCCCACCGCGCGCGGCGCCGGCTGCGCGCCGACCAGGCCCGGCAACTCGCCGACCTGCTGCGCCACCAGCTCCTCGGCGACGGCTTCCCGGACGGCACCCTCCCCCACGAGTCCACCCTGGCCACCGACTACGGCGCGACCCGCAACACGGTCCGCCAGGCCCTGGACCTCCTGCGCGCCGAAGGCCTCGTGGAACGCCTACCCGGCGTGGGCACCGTGGTCGTCGCCCGGAAGTACCCGCACGGCCTCGACTGTCTGATGGGCCTCGCGGAAACCCTGCACGAGCACGGCCGGGTCACCAACGAGGTCCGCACCATGGGCCCCGCCCCCGCACCCGCCCCCGTCGCCGAACGCCTCCACGTCCCACCCGGCACCGACGTCCTCTACATCGAACGCCTGCGCCGCCTGGGTGGCCTTCCCCTCTCCCTCGACCTCACCTACATCCCCCTCGACCTCGGCACCGCCCTGCTCGGCGCCGATCTGGAGAACACCGACGTCTTCCGCCTGCTGGAAGCCGTCACCGGCCAGCGCCTCGGCCACGCCGAGATCACCCTGGAGGCGGTGAACGCGGACGCCCACTCCGCCGCCGTACTGGAAGCGCCACGCGGCGCCGCCGTCCTGATGCTGGAACGGCTCACGCACTTCGCCGACGGCCGTCCCGTCGACCTCGAGTTCATCCGCTTCCGCGGCGACCGCATCACGATGAGCGGCCTGCTGCACCGCTCCGTCTGAACCGCCCCTTCTTCGCTTCCCCGACGACACCTCGAAGCCGAGGTCGTCCTCCCCACGCGCCCCTTCGCCACGCCCACCTTTCCGCGAGTAGGACCTCCCTGGAGACAGCCATGCCCTTGGCGCCCCAGCGGGCCGATGTGCCCGTGACCATCGACGAGTCGAAGTGCATCGACGGCTGCACGCTCTGCGTGGACATGTGCCCGCTGGACTCCCTCGCCATCGACGAGAGCAACGGCAAGGCCTACATGCACGTCGACGAGTGTTGGTACTGCGGCCCGTGCGCGGCCCGCTGTCCCACCGGAGCCGTCACGGTCAACATGCCCTATCTGCTCCGGTGAGAGGTCCCGAACTCCCGTGAAACATCCAGCAGTCACCGCCACCACGGCCGCGCTCGCCCTCCTCCTCCCGCTCACCGCCTGCGGCGGCAGCGCCGAGGCCGGCGACGGCTCCACGGTCACCGTGACCGTGGGCTACCAGTCCAAGACCATCAACACGGTCACCGCCGGAACCCTCCTTCGCTCCCTCGGCTCCTTCGAGAAGGAACTCGACGCGCTCGGCGACGGCATCACCTACAAGGTGAACTGGCAGGACTACGCCACCGGCGCCCCCATCACCGCCCAGATGACCGCGGGGAAGATCGACATCGGCTCGATGGGCGACTTCCCGCTCCTCATCAACGCGGCCCGCGGCAAGCAGCTCGGCAAGCCGACCCACCTGGTCTCGGTCACCGGCTACAACCTCCGCGGCGGCCTCAACACCATCGTCACCGCCCCGGGCTCCAAGCTCGCCTCCCTCACCGACCTGCGCGGCAAGAAGGTGTCGACGAGCGTCGGCTCGGCCGCCGACGGCACTCTCGTGCGGGCCCTGCAACGCGCCGGCATCGACCCCGACAAGGGCGTCGAGAAGCTCAACCAGCAGCCCGCGGTGGGCGCCTCCGCCCTCGCCGCGGGCAGCACGGACGCGCTCTCGCAGTTCGTGGCCTGGCCCGGCCTGCTCGCCTACCAGGGCAAGGCGAAGGCGCTGTACGACGGTGCCCAGCTGAACCTGCCCACCTTCCACGGCGTCACCGCCCGCGAGGACTTCGCCGAGAAGCGCCCGGCCGTGCTCGAGGCCTTTCTCAGGGCCCAGGCGGAAGCCACCGACTACCTCGGCGAACACCCCGTGGCCGCCGCCGAGAAGGTCGCCGGCGCCACCGGCCTGCCCGCCGAGGTCGTCTACCTCTACAACGGCGCCCACGGCATCGCCACCTTCGACCCGGCGATCAAGCCCCAGCTCGTCTCCGCCCTGAAGCAGGACGTGTCGGTCCTGAAGTCGGCCAAGCTGACCGGTGACGTGGACGTGGACTCCTTCGTCGACGACCAGTACGTCAGGAAGGCCCTCGGCACGGACTACGCCAAGCGCCTCGCCGCCGCGCCCGCACCGGCCGCGAGCGAGGTGTGGCCCAAGGGCGCCACCGAGACCCGTGCCTTCAAGTCCCCCGCGCAGCTGCTGCGTTACGTCGCCGAGCACCCGGACGGCATCCGCGCCGCGTACGTCCCCGACGCCACCACCGGCACCCTGTGGTTCGCCGACAGGGCGGTCTGGGTGGCCGACGGCGACCAGCTCCTCCCCTTCGTCGCACCGGCGACCGCGCGGGCCTACGCCGCCGGGCACGGTGGCGCCCGCGTCGTCACGTACGCCGACGCGCTGGAGCGGGCGTCATGAGCCGGTATGCGCTGCGGGTGGGCTCGCTGGCCGCCGCCCTCGGCCTCTGGCAACTGCTGACCAGCAGGGACGTCGACCTGTGGCTGCGCTTCTCGCAGTTCCCGACCGTCGCCGACGTGGCCCGCACCTTCGCCGAACGGCTGTCCGGCCCCGACTACTGGACGGACCTCACCGACAGCCTCACCCGCATCGTCACCGGCTTCCTCCTCGCCGCCGTCCTGGGCGTGGCCACCGGTGTGCTGGTGGCCCGCTCCCGCCTGGCCGAGGACCTGCTCGGTCCGCTTCTCGAGGTGATCCGCCCGATCCCGGCGATCGCCCTCGTCCCCGTCGCCATCCTCCTCTTCCCCTCCAACGAACAGGGCATCGTCTTCATCACCTGCACCGCCGCCTTCTTCCCGGTCCTGGTCTCCACCCGGCAC
It includes:
- a CDS encoding ferredoxin family protein: MPLAPQRADVPVTIDESKCIDGCTLCVDMCPLDSLAIDESNGKAYMHVDECWYCGPCAARCPTGAVTVNMPYLLR
- a CDS encoding ABC transporter substrate-binding protein, with the translated sequence MKHPAVTATTAALALLLPLTACGGSAEAGDGSTVTVTVGYQSKTINTVTAGTLLRSLGSFEKELDALGDGITYKVNWQDYATGAPITAQMTAGKIDIGSMGDFPLLINAARGKQLGKPTHLVSVTGYNLRGGLNTIVTAPGSKLASLTDLRGKKVSTSVGSAADGTLVRALQRAGIDPDKGVEKLNQQPAVGASALAAGSTDALSQFVAWPGLLAYQGKAKALYDGAQLNLPTFHGVTAREDFAEKRPAVLEAFLRAQAEATDYLGEHPVAAAEKVAGATGLPAEVVYLYNGAHGIATFDPAIKPQLVSALKQDVSVLKSAKLTGDVDVDSFVDDQYVRKALGTDYAKRLAAAPAPAASEVWPKGATETRAFKSPAQLLRYVAEHPDGIRAAYVPDATTGTLWFADRAVWVADGDQLLPFVAPATARAYAAGHGGARVVTYADALERAS
- a CDS encoding GntR family transcriptional regulator: MANDRIRDHAGQGATTVAAHRARRRLRADQARQLADLLRHQLLGDGFPDGTLPHESTLATDYGATRNTVRQALDLLRAEGLVERLPGVGTVVVARKYPHGLDCLMGLAETLHEHGRVTNEVRTMGPAPAPAPVAERLHVPPGTDVLYIERLRRLGGLPLSLDLTYIPLDLGTALLGADLENTDVFRLLEAVTGQRLGHAEITLEAVNADAHSAAVLEAPRGAAVLMLERLTHFADGRPVDLEFIRFRGDRITMSGLLHRSV